Proteins encoded by one window of Corynebacterium amycolatum:
- a CDS encoding restriction endonuclease: MVEDAQADWNAKVSTDLRQRLQDSTPEFFERAVIELLWTMGYGGVHGQKQHLGRSNDGGVDGVIREDALGLGKVYVQAKRYADSNSVANWEIRNFIGALDSRGANKGVFITTSRFTSGAVEAAANYRHGTIVLIDGVKLSALMLDYGVAVQKAHEITPYELDEDFFEEDQ; this comes from the coding sequence ATGGTGGAGGATGCGCAAGCTGATTGGAACGCGAAGGTTTCAACTGATTTGCGGCAGCGCCTGCAGGACTCTACTCCGGAGTTCTTTGAACGTGCAGTTATTGAACTGCTGTGGACGATGGGATACGGCGGTGTCCACGGCCAGAAGCAGCATCTGGGACGGTCGAATGATGGCGGCGTCGATGGAGTAATTCGTGAAGATGCCTTGGGCCTTGGGAAGGTCTATGTACAGGCCAAACGCTATGCTGACTCGAATTCTGTCGCCAATTGGGAGATTAGGAACTTTATTGGCGCTCTAGATTCCCGAGGTGCGAATAAGGGCGTATTTATTACTACGTCTCGTTTTACTTCTGGCGCTGTAGAAGCCGCAGCGAACTATAGGCACGGAACAATCGTTCTGATTGATGGCGTGAAACTATCCGCGCTCATGCTCGACTATGGCGTCGCGGTCCAAAAAGCACACGAGATTACTCCTTATGAACTGGATGAAGATTTCTTCGAAGAGGATCAGTAG
- a CDS encoding nitrogenase iron protein, with translation MSDAWQSSLAKKTGDFRRIHWAGQLAVAMEDEDRYDYIFYDVGPSLGPFNRTVLLGCEPFVTPTSTDLFSFHVFGNLAKWFNEWVTEDREISEGNLAQWRNYSPDISKKTRKLRLLGHDGRGLQYLGYTTLEYVKRCSNGKEQLVGAFERFRGKFDDEAKRIGDSLGHSCDQYLIGHVPHMYSMPATAQDSHSPIADLQATDGVRGTQLNQRTGYAEKIDEVAALVLERLES, from the coding sequence ATGAGTGACGCATGGCAGTCATCGCTAGCCAAGAAGACCGGCGACTTTCGTCGAATCCACTGGGCCGGGCAGTTGGCTGTGGCTATGGAGGATGAAGATCGGTACGACTACATCTTCTACGACGTGGGACCGTCGTTAGGCCCTTTCAATCGCACCGTACTTCTGGGCTGCGAACCCTTCGTTACTCCGACGTCAACCGACCTGTTTAGCTTCCATGTCTTTGGAAACCTCGCCAAGTGGTTCAACGAGTGGGTGACTGAGGACAGAGAAATTTCCGAGGGGAATCTTGCCCAGTGGAGGAACTACTCGCCAGATATTTCGAAGAAAACTCGAAAGCTTCGGTTGCTCGGGCACGACGGGCGTGGGCTTCAGTACCTTGGCTACACAACGCTGGAATACGTGAAAAGGTGCTCAAATGGTAAAGAGCAGCTTGTCGGAGCGTTTGAACGATTCCGCGGCAAGTTTGACGACGAAGCAAAGCGGATCGGCGATAGCCTCGGGCATTCGTGTGACCAGTACCTGATTGGGCATGTGCCGCATATGTACTCGATGCCGGCGACTGCTCAGGACAGCCATTCACCAATTGCAGACCTGCAAGCAACCGATGGCGTGCGGGGAACTCAGCTGAACCAGCGCACTGGCTATGCAGAGAAAATTGATGAAGTCGCTGCGCTGGTTCTGGAGCGTTTGGAGAGTTAG
- a CDS encoding esterase/lipase family protein has protein sequence MGTQGVFTKLARSATALAAAAGVALAAAPIAAAAPASATDNDQVLSWTEMGDWGPKANDFPTVMVNQGMTENISPEGTNVQCVPAPGENPVVMIHGMNSNAYQTYARMAPELKAMGKCLYAFNVGKLGPDEFSVLGSIPTMRNMTPLDTALAELTAKIETLKAETGATEVDIVGHSAGGTLAAAYAKQEQGRGIGTVVSLAGVLHGTSLLGISYGLEELNQFGNAGDKAAGVIVSPSLVDLLQHSEFMAKMNEGGLEQPGVNYVAISTQVDEAVTPMAASQWNAPTSNNILLQDGCSADLSGHIGLTFSPRAIALVANALGRNVEVPCVPVTAVVEGGINDNANVRPEHVNAVSDGITEIDGRIAQAAESR, from the coding sequence ATGGGCACTCAAGGAGTATTCACAAAACTGGCGCGTTCGGCCACGGCCCTAGCAGCCGCAGCTGGTGTCGCTCTGGCGGCGGCTCCCATCGCGGCTGCCGCACCGGCTTCGGCAACTGATAATGATCAGGTCCTGTCCTGGACCGAAATGGGTGACTGGGGGCCAAAGGCAAATGATTTCCCCACCGTCATGGTCAACCAGGGGATGACGGAAAACATCAGTCCCGAGGGGACAAATGTGCAGTGTGTTCCTGCTCCTGGTGAGAATCCGGTGGTCATGATCCACGGCATGAACTCGAACGCCTACCAGACCTATGCCCGCATGGCACCGGAGCTAAAGGCAATGGGGAAGTGTCTGTACGCATTTAACGTCGGCAAGCTAGGCCCTGATGAGTTTTCGGTGCTGGGATCTATTCCAACCATGCGTAACATGACCCCGTTGGATACCGCTTTGGCAGAGCTGACTGCGAAGATTGAAACCCTCAAGGCGGAAACCGGAGCGACCGAAGTTGACATTGTTGGTCACTCTGCAGGTGGCACCTTGGCTGCCGCTTACGCCAAGCAGGAGCAGGGCCGGGGAATTGGCACCGTAGTGTCCCTGGCGGGCGTGCTGCACGGCACATCGCTGCTCGGTATCTCCTATGGTTTGGAGGAACTCAACCAGTTCGGCAATGCTGGTGACAAGGCTGCGGGTGTCATTGTCAGCCCGAGCCTGGTGGATCTGCTGCAGCACAGCGAGTTCATGGCCAAGATGAATGAGGGCGGCTTGGAGCAGCCGGGTGTCAACTATGTTGCAATCTCGACTCAGGTTGATGAAGCCGTCACGCCAATGGCTGCAAGCCAGTGGAACGCACCGACTTCCAACAACATTCTGCTGCAGGATGGCTGCTCTGCAGATCTATCGGGTCACATCGGGCTGACTTTCTCACCGCGGGCAATTGCACTGGTAGCGAATGCGCTCGGACGTAATGTTGAGGTTCCATGTGTACCGGTAACCGCCGTTGTGGAAGGCGGCATCAATGACAACGCTAATGTTCGCCCCGAACACGTCAATGCCGTCTCTGATGGCATCACGGAAATCGACGGACGCATCGCTCAGGCTGCAGAATCGCGGTAG